One part of the Ochotona princeps isolate mOchPri1 chromosome 3, mOchPri1.hap1, whole genome shotgun sequence genome encodes these proteins:
- the LCA5L gene encoding lebercilin-like protein isoform X1: MSTMSMVDPTKPALDERFPSVVLESSGAPAARPGSPGGRALSRNSLASDKSVDYSRSQCSCSSLSSRCDYSEDFLSECSETAKRRNCLGQPAGKGKGEEKKCNIPKQKGQQEVSFEKKHTWNTFLNSQINMIAQRRDAMAQRILSARIHKIKQLKNELADIQRKLEAIVIENQFLKQLQLRHLKAIGKYENSQNNLPQIMLKHQNEVRNLRQLLRKSQEKERVISRRLRETDSELLKTKDALQALQKLSEDKNLAEREELTHRLSILTSKMEANDKKIQSLEKQLRLNNRAFSRQLATENRKTLTAQTATKSLQMEVRRLQQKLKEKDRELEIKNIYTNRILKNLLDKDEYPKAASTKSVQADKKSLPSINVRHQETQKSAELSGLTTKDKKATRNIGQKEKIIEINYETPHCISKLPNKEDSKRKHEVIPKEEKHLEAQAPLENTGRQKEKKEDQEKNMALVKEKPENPPAQRSQEIHLEAANQQEEDPGQGAASERLTAPSATGPWRHRKRYSFTETIENLHHGLPTSGATRCHHGPGAHHSHPADARLEPCAGGYEPSFGKSSRTKAREAAFRDKKSSLMEELFGSGHVFQHDQASSGVPGACEKTQKTKAMARLPPSQASASNAFGDSKVTVVNSVTASSSPTEETRKIII, translated from the exons ATGTCTACCATGTCTATGGTCGATCCCACAAAGCCAGCTCTGGACGAGCGCTTCCCCAGCgtggtgctggagtccagcgGGGCGCCCGCAGCGAGGCCGGGCAGCCCGGGCGGCCGAGCCCTGTCCAGGAACAGCCTGGCGTCCGACAAGAGCGTGGACTACAGCAGGTCACAGTGCtcctgcagcagcctcagctCCCGCTGCGACTACTCGGAAGACTTCCTCTCCGAGTGTTCTGAGACGGCCAAGAGGAGAAACTGCTTGGGGCAGCCCGCAGGCAAAGGAAAGGGGGAGGAGAAGAAATGCAACATCCCCAAACAGAAAG GCCAGCAGGAAGTCTCGTTCGAAAAAAAGCACACctggaatacatttttaaattcccaGATCAATATGATTGCCCAGAGAAGAGATGCCATGGCTCAGCGCATACTGTCAGCTCGGATCCACAAGATCAAACAGCTGAAGAACGAGCTTGCTGACATACAGCGGAAGCTAGAGGCCATCGTCATAGAGAACCAGTTTTTAAAACAACTTCAGCTCAGGCACTTGAAAGCTATAGGAAAATACGAGAATTCCCAGAATAACCTACCTCAGATTATGCTTAAACATCAGAACGAAGTAAGAAATCTAAGGCAGCTGCTTAGGAAATCCCAGGAAAAGGAGAGAGTCATTTCCAGGAGGCTGAGAGAGACTGACAGCGAGTTACTGAAGACCAAGGACGCGTTGCAGGCTCTGCAGAAACTGTCGGAAGACAAGAACCTGGCGGAGAGGGAAGAGCTGACGCACAGACTGTCTATCCTGACATCCAAAATGGAGGCCAACGACAAGAAGATACAG agcctggagaagcagctgagGCTCAACAACAGAGCCTTCAGCCGGCAGCTGGCCACCGAAAACCGCAAGACCCTGACAGCCCAGACAGCCACCAAGAGCCTGCAGATGGAAGTGAGGCGCCTCCAACAGAAGCTTAAG GAGAAGGACCGTGAGcttgaaattaaaaacatctaTACTAACAGAATTCTTAAAAATCTGCTTGATAAAGATGAGTATCCAAAAG CTGCTTCAACCAAATCGGTACAAGCAGACAAAAAAAGTTTGCCGTCCATCAATGTGCGACACCAAGAGACCCAGAAGTCGGCAGAGCTCTCAGGCCTGACCACGAAG GATAAAAAGGCAACAAGAAACATtggccagaaagaaaaaataattgaaattaatTATGAAACTCCTCACTGTATCAGTAAACTACCAAACAAAGAAGATTCTAAGAGAAAACATGAAG TTATACCGAAGGAAGAGAAACATCTGGAAGCACAGGCACCTCTGGAGAATAccggaaggcagaaagagaaaaaggaagaccAGGAGAAGAACATGGCTTTAGTGAAAGAAAAGCCAGAGAACCCGCCAGCACAGAGAAGTCAGGAAATCCACCTGGAAGCAGCTAACCAGCAGGAGGAGGACCCAGGCCAGGGAGCGGCATCCGAGCGGCTCACGGCTCCCAGCGCCACAGGGCCCTGGAGGCACAGGAAGCGCTACTCCTTCACCGAAACCATCGAAAACCTGCACCACGGCCTGCCCACGTCGGGGGCCACGAGATGCCACCACGGCCCGGGGGCACACCACAGTCACCCGGCGGACGCGAGGCTGGAGCCCTGTGCCGGCGGGTATGAGCCCTCTTTCGGGAAGTCTTCCAGAACGAAGGCCAGAGAAGCCGCCTTCCGAGATAAGAAAAGCAGTCTAATGGAAGAACTCTTTGGATCAGGCCACGTCTTCCAGCACGACCAGGCGAGCAGCGGCGTCCCGGGCGCGTGTGAGAAGACGCAGAAGACCAAGGCGATGGCCCGGCTGCCTCCCAGCCAGGCGTCCGCCAGCAATGCTTTTGGGGATTCTAAGGTAACGGTGGTGAACTCTGTGACGGCGTCGTCTTCACCCacagaagaaacaagaaagataattatttaa
- the LCA5L gene encoding lebercilin-like protein isoform X3, protein MKGQQEVSFEKKHTWNTFLNSQINMIAQRRDAMAQRILSARIHKIKQLKNELADIQRKLEAIVIENQFLKQLQLRHLKAIGKYENSQNNLPQIMLKHQNEVRNLRQLLRKSQEKERVISRRLRETDSELLKTKDALQALQKLSEDKNLAEREELTHRLSILTSKMEANDKKIQSLEKQLRLNNRAFSRQLATENRKTLTAQTATKSLQMEVRRLQQKLKEKDRELEIKNIYTNRILKNLLDKDEYPKAASTKSVQADKKSLPSINVRHQETQKSAELSGLTTKDKKATRNIGQKEKIIEINYETPHCISKLPNKEDSKRKHEVIPKEEKHLEAQAPLENTGRQKEKKEDQEKNMALVKEKPENPPAQRSQEIHLEAANQQEEDPGQGAASERLTAPSATGPWRHRKRYSFTETIENLHHGLPTSGATRCHHGPGAHHSHPADARLEPCAGGYEPSFGKSSRTKAREAAFRDKKSSLMEELFGSGHVFQHDQASSGVPGACEKTQKTKAMARLPPSQASASNAFGDSKVTVVNSVTASSSPTEETRKIII, encoded by the exons ATGAAAG GCCAGCAGGAAGTCTCGTTCGAAAAAAAGCACACctggaatacatttttaaattcccaGATCAATATGATTGCCCAGAGAAGAGATGCCATGGCTCAGCGCATACTGTCAGCTCGGATCCACAAGATCAAACAGCTGAAGAACGAGCTTGCTGACATACAGCGGAAGCTAGAGGCCATCGTCATAGAGAACCAGTTTTTAAAACAACTTCAGCTCAGGCACTTGAAAGCTATAGGAAAATACGAGAATTCCCAGAATAACCTACCTCAGATTATGCTTAAACATCAGAACGAAGTAAGAAATCTAAGGCAGCTGCTTAGGAAATCCCAGGAAAAGGAGAGAGTCATTTCCAGGAGGCTGAGAGAGACTGACAGCGAGTTACTGAAGACCAAGGACGCGTTGCAGGCTCTGCAGAAACTGTCGGAAGACAAGAACCTGGCGGAGAGGGAAGAGCTGACGCACAGACTGTCTATCCTGACATCCAAAATGGAGGCCAACGACAAGAAGATACAG agcctggagaagcagctgagGCTCAACAACAGAGCCTTCAGCCGGCAGCTGGCCACCGAAAACCGCAAGACCCTGACAGCCCAGACAGCCACCAAGAGCCTGCAGATGGAAGTGAGGCGCCTCCAACAGAAGCTTAAG GAGAAGGACCGTGAGcttgaaattaaaaacatctaTACTAACAGAATTCTTAAAAATCTGCTTGATAAAGATGAGTATCCAAAAG CTGCTTCAACCAAATCGGTACAAGCAGACAAAAAAAGTTTGCCGTCCATCAATGTGCGACACCAAGAGACCCAGAAGTCGGCAGAGCTCTCAGGCCTGACCACGAAG GATAAAAAGGCAACAAGAAACATtggccagaaagaaaaaataattgaaattaatTATGAAACTCCTCACTGTATCAGTAAACTACCAAACAAAGAAGATTCTAAGAGAAAACATGAAG TTATACCGAAGGAAGAGAAACATCTGGAAGCACAGGCACCTCTGGAGAATAccggaaggcagaaagagaaaaaggaagaccAGGAGAAGAACATGGCTTTAGTGAAAGAAAAGCCAGAGAACCCGCCAGCACAGAGAAGTCAGGAAATCCACCTGGAAGCAGCTAACCAGCAGGAGGAGGACCCAGGCCAGGGAGCGGCATCCGAGCGGCTCACGGCTCCCAGCGCCACAGGGCCCTGGAGGCACAGGAAGCGCTACTCCTTCACCGAAACCATCGAAAACCTGCACCACGGCCTGCCCACGTCGGGGGCCACGAGATGCCACCACGGCCCGGGGGCACACCACAGTCACCCGGCGGACGCGAGGCTGGAGCCCTGTGCCGGCGGGTATGAGCCCTCTTTCGGGAAGTCTTCCAGAACGAAGGCCAGAGAAGCCGCCTTCCGAGATAAGAAAAGCAGTCTAATGGAAGAACTCTTTGGATCAGGCCACGTCTTCCAGCACGACCAGGCGAGCAGCGGCGTCCCGGGCGCGTGTGAGAAGACGCAGAAGACCAAGGCGATGGCCCGGCTGCCTCCCAGCCAGGCGTCCGCCAGCAATGCTTTTGGGGATTCTAAGGTAACGGTGGTGAACTCTGTGACGGCGTCGTCTTCACCCacagaagaaacaagaaagataattatttaa
- the LCA5L gene encoding lebercilin-like protein isoform X2: MIAQRRDAMAQRILSARIHKIKQLKNELADIQRKLEAIVIENQFLKQLQLRHLKAIGKYENSQNNLPQIMLKHQNEVRNLRQLLRKSQEKERVISRRLRETDSELLKTKDALQALQKLSEDKNLAEREELTHRLSILTSKMEANDKKIQSLEKQLRLNNRAFSRQLATENRKTLTAQTATKSLQMEVRRLQQKLKEKDRELEIKNIYTNRILKNLLDKDEYPKAASTKSVQADKKSLPSINVRHQETQKSAELSGLTTKDKKATRNIGQKEKIIEINYETPHCISKLPNKEDSKRKHEVIPKEEKHLEAQAPLENTGRQKEKKEDQEKNMALVKEKPENPPAQRSQEIHLEAANQQEEDPGQGAASERLTAPSATGPWRHRKRYSFTETIENLHHGLPTSGATRCHHGPGAHHSHPADARLEPCAGGYEPSFGKSSRTKAREAAFRDKKSSLMEELFGSGHVFQHDQASSGVPGACEKTQKTKAMARLPPSQASASNAFGDSKVTVVNSVTASSSPTEETRKIII; this comes from the exons ATGATTGCCCAGAGAAGAGATGCCATGGCTCAGCGCATACTGTCAGCTCGGATCCACAAGATCAAACAGCTGAAGAACGAGCTTGCTGACATACAGCGGAAGCTAGAGGCCATCGTCATAGAGAACCAGTTTTTAAAACAACTTCAGCTCAGGCACTTGAAAGCTATAGGAAAATACGAGAATTCCCAGAATAACCTACCTCAGATTATGCTTAAACATCAGAACGAAGTAAGAAATCTAAGGCAGCTGCTTAGGAAATCCCAGGAAAAGGAGAGAGTCATTTCCAGGAGGCTGAGAGAGACTGACAGCGAGTTACTGAAGACCAAGGACGCGTTGCAGGCTCTGCAGAAACTGTCGGAAGACAAGAACCTGGCGGAGAGGGAAGAGCTGACGCACAGACTGTCTATCCTGACATCCAAAATGGAGGCCAACGACAAGAAGATACAG agcctggagaagcagctgagGCTCAACAACAGAGCCTTCAGCCGGCAGCTGGCCACCGAAAACCGCAAGACCCTGACAGCCCAGACAGCCACCAAGAGCCTGCAGATGGAAGTGAGGCGCCTCCAACAGAAGCTTAAG GAGAAGGACCGTGAGcttgaaattaaaaacatctaTACTAACAGAATTCTTAAAAATCTGCTTGATAAAGATGAGTATCCAAAAG CTGCTTCAACCAAATCGGTACAAGCAGACAAAAAAAGTTTGCCGTCCATCAATGTGCGACACCAAGAGACCCAGAAGTCGGCAGAGCTCTCAGGCCTGACCACGAAG GATAAAAAGGCAACAAGAAACATtggccagaaagaaaaaataattgaaattaatTATGAAACTCCTCACTGTATCAGTAAACTACCAAACAAAGAAGATTCTAAGAGAAAACATGAAG TTATACCGAAGGAAGAGAAACATCTGGAAGCACAGGCACCTCTGGAGAATAccggaaggcagaaagagaaaaaggaagaccAGGAGAAGAACATGGCTTTAGTGAAAGAAAAGCCAGAGAACCCGCCAGCACAGAGAAGTCAGGAAATCCACCTGGAAGCAGCTAACCAGCAGGAGGAGGACCCAGGCCAGGGAGCGGCATCCGAGCGGCTCACGGCTCCCAGCGCCACAGGGCCCTGGAGGCACAGGAAGCGCTACTCCTTCACCGAAACCATCGAAAACCTGCACCACGGCCTGCCCACGTCGGGGGCCACGAGATGCCACCACGGCCCGGGGGCACACCACAGTCACCCGGCGGACGCGAGGCTGGAGCCCTGTGCCGGCGGGTATGAGCCCTCTTTCGGGAAGTCTTCCAGAACGAAGGCCAGAGAAGCCGCCTTCCGAGATAAGAAAAGCAGTCTAATGGAAGAACTCTTTGGATCAGGCCACGTCTTCCAGCACGACCAGGCGAGCAGCGGCGTCCCGGGCGCGTGTGAGAAGACGCAGAAGACCAAGGCGATGGCCCGGCTGCCTCCCAGCCAGGCGTCCGCCAGCAATGCTTTTGGGGATTCTAAGGTAACGGTGGTGAACTCTGTGACGGCGTCGTCTTCACCCacagaagaaacaagaaagataattatttaa